Proteins encoded in a region of the Apostichopus japonicus isolate 1M-3 chromosome 19, ASM3797524v1, whole genome shotgun sequence genome:
- the LOC139959571 gene encoding uncharacterized protein: MSEEKPQEYPPQQGYPTQPESPPQPGYPTQPESPPQQGYPPQPGYPTQPGYPTQPGYPTQQPDPAQQPPYPPKEQPGYPAGPPPGTEPPPPAYAAYPPQPAGPQTVVVSTVHSTVVNQFRDSPVNVQCPNCHNNVTSNMTHENGMLVVLLILLIAFIVQLWCGCCLIPLCIKELKDVRHTCPVCSYQLGFFKRL, encoded by the exons ATGTCTGAG GAGAAGCCTCAAGAATACCCGCCCCAGCAAGGGTACCCGACTCAACCAGAGTCCCCGCCCCAACCAGGATACCCGACTCAACCAGAGTCCCCGCCCCAACAAGGGTACCCTCCCCAACCAGGGTACCCGACTCAACCAGGGTACCCCACTCAACCAGGGTACCCGACTCAACAACCAGACCCTGCTCAACAGCCACCGTACCCTCCTAAGGAACAGCCAGGGTATCCTGCTGGGCCTCCCCCTGGGACAGAGCCACCCCCTCCTGCCTATGCAGCCTATCCCCCACAACCGGCAGGACCTCAGACGGTAGTTGTGAGCACTGTCCATTCGACCGTAGTAAACCAGTTTCGAGACAGCCCTGTTAATGTCCAGTGTCCCAACTGTCACAACAATGTAACAAGTAACATGACCCATGAGAATGGAATGTTGGTCGTTCTTTTGATCCTGCTGATAGCTTTCATTGTGCA gcTATGGTGTGGGTGTTGTCTGATACCACTCTGCATCAAAGAGTTGAAGGATGTGCGACACACTTGTCCAGTCTGCTCCTACCAGCTGGGATTCTTCAAGAGGTTGTAA